The following proteins come from a genomic window of Miscanthus floridulus cultivar M001 chromosome 2, ASM1932011v1, whole genome shotgun sequence:
- the LOC136522106 gene encoding inactive protein RESTRICTED TEV MOVEMENT 2-like — MPATAAPPIPPPRRREYTAVDPRCEWTSTEDADTLVVDVSGFRREELKVLYKTRRKLKVTGERQADGVPKLKVTGERQVDGGQWARFLKVFPVPRSCDAGTIQAKLNTESAQLFVILPKGSTSSKDKQKEHHPERSQSLQELMRADTTDDASSGSSVGSMWSAQEDPGNGKVEDKEQKQHHQAMEEPRQDQVMNIQDLPRGDGDATENAIKNDDADGNGKGEDRRWWRKIKVLHVLGFILVLALVGVGATILYIVLL, encoded by the exons ATGCCGGCAACAGCCGCGCCACCGATTCCACCGCCACGCCGTCGCGAGTACACGGCGGTGGACCCGCGGTGCGAGTGGACAAGCACGGAGGACGCCGACACCCTCGTCGTCGACGTGTCAG GGTTCAGGAGGGAGGAGCTAAAGGTCCTGTACAAAACTCGGCGGAAGCTGAAGGTCACCGGCGAGCGCCAGGCCGACGGCGTGCCCAAGCTGAAGGTCACCGGCGAGCGCCAGGTCGACGGCGGCCAGTGGGCACGCTTCCTCAAGGTGTTCCCGGTCCCCAGGAGCTGCGATGCCGGCACCATCCAGGCCAAGCTGAACACTGAGAGCGCCCAGCTGTTCGTCATCCTGCCCAAGGGATCCACATCGTCCAAGGACAAGCAGAAAGAACATCACCCTGAGCGCTCTCAGTCTCTCCAAGAGCTGATGAGGGCGGATACTACGGACGATGCTTCATCAGGCAGCAGCGTCGGCAGCATGTGGAGCGCCCAAGAAGATCCAGGGAACGGCAAGGTCGAAGACAAGGAACAGAAACAACATCATCAGGCTATGGAGGAACCGAGACAAGATCAAGTGATGAACATACAAGATTTGCCGAGAGGGGACGGTGACGCAACTGAAAATGCAATCAAGAACGACGATGCTGATGGCAATGGCAAGGGTGAGGACAGGAGATGGTGGAGGAAGATCAAAGTGCTGCATGTTCTTGGCTTCATCCTGGTCCTTGCATTGGTGGGTGTTGGTGCCACTATCCTGTATATAGTGTTACTGTGA
- the LOC136538508 gene encoding signal peptidase complex subunit 1-like codes for MDWLGQKRAEMLMQVLLVASAVAAFLVGYVRADFQLMLLVYAGGVVLTALVTVPNWPFFNRNPLKWLDAAEAERHPRPQVSAGAAAGGKKKSGKNK; via the coding sequence ATGGATTGGCTGGGGCAGAAGCGCGCGGAGATGCTGATGCAGGTGTTGCTGGTGGCGTCCGCGGTGGCGGCGTTCCTGGTGGGCTACGTGCGCGCGGACTTCCAGCTCATGCTGCTCGTCTACGCCGGCGGCGTCGTGCTCACGGCGCTCGTCACCGTCCCCAACTGGCCCTTCTTCAACCGTAACCCGCTCAAGTGGCTCGACGCCGCCGAGGCCGAGCGCCACCCGCGCCCCCAGGTCAGCGCCGGCGCGGCGGCAGGGGGTAAGAAGAAGTCCGGGAAGAACAAGTAA